The genomic stretch CTACAGCAAGGCTTTTGATACTTCAATGGAAATATTTGAAAAAACAAAAAGATTTCCAAAAGAAGAAGTTTACTCTTTAACGGATCAAGTGAGGCGTTCTTCCCGTTCAGTGTGTGTAAATCTTGGTGAAGGTTACAGAAAGAGAATGTATCAAAAGCATTTTATGGCTAAGGTTTCAGATGCGGATATGGAAAATACCGAAACCTCAATTTGGCTCGACTTTGCCCTTGCTTGCAAATACTTAGATGAAGATTCACATTCACGTCTTCAAGTTTATAATGGAGAGGTTGGAAAGCTATTAGGACATATGCTGAAGTATCCGGAAAAATACGGAGCAAAATAGAATCCCTATACCTAGGTTAGTTTTAAGTAAGAATTGCATTTTTGCAAACTATTGATTTGCCAACTGCCAAATTGAAAATTGCAAACTGAATAAAGAAAATGCCAAACTCCCAATTCCTTACTCCCGATTCCAAGCTCCTAATAGTTTCCACAAGTAAAATTTACGGTTCATCCTACATGGAGTATTTGCTCGATGAGGTGAAAAACTTTTTTGACGGAGCAGAAGAAATCCTTTTTATTCCTTACGCTCGCCCGGGTGGGGTAAGCTTTGACGAGTACACGGAAGCACCACGTAAAGCTTTCGCTCAAATTGGTGTTTCTGTAAAAGGCATTCATGAGTTTGAAAACCCAGCAGAGGCGGTAGCTAATGCTAAAGGAATTTTCACAGGAGGAGGTAACACCTTTTTGTTGCTCAAAACACTTTATGAAAACAGATTAATTGAGCCTTTGCGTGAAGCTGTAAAAAGCGGAACACCATATATGGGAAGCAGTGCAGGTAGTAATATAACTGGACTTACCATAGGCACAAGCAATGATATGCCGATTGTTTACCCGCCAAGTTTTGACGCCTTGCAATTGGTGCCTTTCAATATCAATCCGCATTATTTAGATCCTATTCCTGATTCTAAGCATCAAGGAGAAACTCGTGAAACCCGGATTAATGAATTTCACTTTCAGAATGAACAGGCAGTAATTGGTTTACGCGAAGGAAGCTGGTTGAGGTTAGAAAATTCTAAACTTGAGCTAAGTGGAGATTTAACGGCTCGTCTTTTTGAAAAAGGTAAGGATGCTCGTGAAGTAGAGCCTGGAGATGTTTCGTTTCTATTAAATTCCTAATCTCATTTCATGAGAATATTATTTAGCAAGCCTTTAGGGCTTTTGACGCTTGCTATAGCTTTGGCGTTGGTGGTTCCTGCTCTTATGATGGATGGGATGTTTTTCGATGCAACCTGTTATACTTCGGTAGGGCTTAATCTGGCCAACGGGATGGGTACGCCTTGGCAACTCTTTTATAGCGTAGATCACATTAACAGTCACCCCGGATTTTATGAAAATCCTCCTCTGGGATATTGGATTTTTGCTATGTTTTTCAAGTTATTTGGAAATAGCATATTCGTAGAGCGCTTCTACCTTTTGCTGGTATATATTATTTCCATGGTGCTCATTAGTCGTATTTGGAATATGGTGCAGCCAAAGTATAGGTCAGTAGCTTGGCTTCCAATTTTGTTATGGAGTGTAATGCCACTTACTTTTTGGGCATACACCAACAATATTATGGAAAACACCATGGCCTTGTTTGTTTTTGTCGCAATTATTCTTGGTTGGAAAAGCGCTGTGTCATCATCGAAAAGTTATCTATGGGCGGCACTATCAGGGTTTTCATTGTTTCTGGCATTTATGGTAAAGGGGGTTCCAGGTATGTACCCGTTGGTAACGGTAGCTATTTATTGGTTGGTCTATCGCGATATCAGTTTTAAAAAAATGCTGGGTCTATCCTTAGTTATGTTTGCAGTGGGATTTGGCTTTATACTTATGCTTTTTGTATTTCCCGAGAGTAATCAGATGATGGAGCATTACTTTTTCGGTCGAACGATGGAAAGAATCAACAACTCACCGGTGGTGGCTAATAGACTGGAAATTGTAAGAGAGCTGTTTCAGCAGACTTTAATTCCGATGGTAATGGTGGCTTCGGTAACTATCATAAATAAGACTAAAAGTGGGCAATGGCTTTCTTTTGATAAAAAAGCATTTTGGTTTTTCTTATTAATTGGTCTTGCAGGAATATTGCCGTTAATTCTCACCAGCGTACAGCGTGGGTTTTATATTGTTCCTGCTATACCGCTAGTGGTTATGGCCTTGGCAGTGCTTGTGGCCGATGTTGTACAAAACTGGTTAGGTAATATTTCTCCAAAAGCAGGAAAAGTCATATACGTTTTAAGCTTTCTTATTTTGATAGCTGTGGTAGTAGCCAGTATAGCTTTGGCAGGAACGCCTAAACGTGATGGGAAAATAATAGTGGACGTTCAAAAGGTGTCAGAGGTTGTAGGGCAGCACACCACCATGGTAGCTCCGCGATCTTTATCTCAGCACTCCTCAACAAAGTCTTATTTTATGAGGAACGAATTTATTCAACTGGATAGCCGACCAATAAGTGAAGGTAATGAGCCAATGAAGTGGGGGCTGGTGGAAAAAGGTGTAGAGTTTCCCCTGGATGGTTATGAAAAGTACCCGCTGGAGTTAAACAAGTTTGAATTGTACAGAATATCGGAATCAGATGAGTGATAGGCTGAGTGACATCTTAGGGTTTTTAAAAGAACGTAGCGATAATGCAAAGGCAAAGTCATTGTCACATTTTGGTGTAGAAGCCAACAAAGCCTATGGCATATCCATGCCCGTTTTACGAAAGCTTGCTAAGGAAATAGGAAAGGACACGCCATTAGCCGAAGAGCTTTGGAATGAAGGACACCATGAAGGTAAATTACTTGCAGGGCTGATTGCAAACCCCAAAGAGGTGACCCTGGAGCAAATGGACAGATGGGTAAATGAAATTTACTCCTGGGATGTGTGCGATCAACTTTGCATCAACCTTTTGGTGAAAATAGATGCTTGCTGGACTTTAACTGAGCGCTGGATTCATAATGAATCTGAATATGTGCGCAGGGCTGGTATAGTAATGATTGTTGCATTGCGAATCCATGATAAAAAGGCCGAGGATAAAGATTTGGAGCCATTTTTTCCTTTACTAAAAAAGTACGCTACTGATGAACGTAACTTTGTAAAGAAGGCCGTGAATTGGGCTATTCGAGAGCTAGGAAAACGAAGCATTAAGCATTATCCAATAATGATTTCTCTTTGTAATGAGCTTTTGGAAATGGACTCCAAATCTGCAAAGTGGAGTGCTAGTGATGCCCTGCGAGAACTGAAAAGCGAGAAGATTAAAACTAGGCTCGCCATCTGAGGTTAAAAGCACTCCTGTTAAATTCAAATACGCCCCCATTTGAATCGGTTAGAATAATGTCAAAATTTAATGTTAAGGAGTCTTCTTTACTAGTGAAAGCAACTTTTAGAATTAGTTCATCATACAAGCTCTGTTCTTGAGGTAAAAAGTCCTTTAGTGGCCTAATTGCCTCAGAAGGATATTGATTATAACGATTAAAGGCGTATTCAAACAAATCTGAAATTGTATCACCATTCATGAAAGTACCAAAGGTGTTATTATAAAAAAGGGAATCTCCTCTATAGATAATGTCAATGTTGGATATTTTGTTGTCTACTTTTGGAATACCCGGACTACAAGCATAAGCTTTGTTGCCAATTCCTAGGCTATGACTTTGCTGAGCAATACGTTTTGTTTCATCTATTGAAAAGGATAGTGCTATATCATTTCTATGGTAGTAATCTGAAGAATCTACCCAATTACCTAGATTGATGGTACTACCATTAAAAAACGAAATTGATGAGTAATGTTTGGCGAATGATTCGGCTTTCACCAAAGTTGCAAAGTTTTCGCCCGCACAAGGGTGTTGGATTTCTTCTTTAACGCACCCGATGGGGTGAATTCCTATAAAGATAGCCAGCAAGGATAGTTTAATCAGGTTTTTCATGTTGAGTAATTGATGGGCTAATCTAAAATAAGATGGGATTGGAAAGACAG from Owenweeksia hongkongensis DSM 17368 encodes the following:
- a CDS encoding four helix bundle protein, whose amino-acid sequence is MGTFKDLTAYSKAFDTSMEIFEKTKRFPKEEVYSLTDQVRRSSRSVCVNLGEGYRKRMYQKHFMAKVSDADMENTETSIWLDFALACKYLDEDSHSRLQVYNGEVGKLLGHMLKYPEKYGAK
- the pepE gene encoding dipeptidase PepE, which codes for MPNSQFLTPDSKLLIVSTSKIYGSSYMEYLLDEVKNFFDGAEEILFIPYARPGGVSFDEYTEAPRKAFAQIGVSVKGIHEFENPAEAVANAKGIFTGGGNTFLLLKTLYENRLIEPLREAVKSGTPYMGSSAGSNITGLTIGTSNDMPIVYPPSFDALQLVPFNINPHYLDPIPDSKHQGETRETRINEFHFQNEQAVIGLREGSWLRLENSKLELSGDLTARLFEKGKDAREVEPGDVSFLLNS
- a CDS encoding ArnT family glycosyltransferase, which gives rise to MRILFSKPLGLLTLAIALALVVPALMMDGMFFDATCYTSVGLNLANGMGTPWQLFYSVDHINSHPGFYENPPLGYWIFAMFFKLFGNSIFVERFYLLLVYIISMVLISRIWNMVQPKYRSVAWLPILLWSVMPLTFWAYTNNIMENTMALFVFVAIILGWKSAVSSSKSYLWAALSGFSLFLAFMVKGVPGMYPLVTVAIYWLVYRDISFKKMLGLSLVMFAVGFGFILMLFVFPESNQMMEHYFFGRTMERINNSPVVANRLEIVRELFQQTLIPMVMVASVTIINKTKSGQWLSFDKKAFWFFLLIGLAGILPLILTSVQRGFYIVPAIPLVVMALAVLVADVVQNWLGNISPKAGKVIYVLSFLILIAVVVASIALAGTPKRDGKIIVDVQKVSEVVGQHTTMVAPRSLSQHSSTKSYFMRNEFIQLDSRPISEGNEPMKWGLVEKGVEFPLDGYEKYPLELNKFELYRISESDE
- a CDS encoding DNA alkylation repair protein yields the protein MSDRLSDILGFLKERSDNAKAKSLSHFGVEANKAYGISMPVLRKLAKEIGKDTPLAEELWNEGHHEGKLLAGLIANPKEVTLEQMDRWVNEIYSWDVCDQLCINLLVKIDACWTLTERWIHNESEYVRRAGIVMIVALRIHDKKAEDKDLEPFFPLLKKYATDERNFVKKAVNWAIRELGKRSIKHYPIMISLCNELLEMDSKSAKWSASDALRELKSEKIKTRLAI